The following proteins come from a genomic window of Gossypium raimondii isolate GPD5lz chromosome 5, ASM2569854v1, whole genome shotgun sequence:
- the LOC128032018 gene encoding probable LRR receptor-like serine/threonine-protein kinase At3g47570, which produces MTARNLNSDQFALLEFKDRIAGPQNVLANSWTASTSVCNWIGVSCGILHKRVIALNLASMNLSGTISPHLGNLSFLLSLDLSSNNFYGHLPKELGQLHRLRIIRLSYNRLNGEIPSWLGNLHRVRRLQMENNNISGTIPQTLVNMSNLEILNMGLNQLSG; this is translated from the coding sequence ATGACAGCCAGGAATCTAAACTCCGATCAGTTTGCGCTTCTCGAGTTTAAGGATCGCATTGCTGGTCCTCAAAATGTCTTGGCAAACAGTTGGACGGCCTCTACCTCTGTTTGTAATTGGATTGGTGTTTCATGTGGCATCCTCCATAAAAGAGTAATAGCTTTGAATCTTGCAAGCATGAATCTTAGCGGTACTATCTCTCCACACCTTGGAAATCTTTCATTTCTACTTTCTCTCGACTTGAGTAGCAACAATTTCTATGGCCATCTGCCTAAAGAATTGGGCCAATTGCATCGTTTGAGGATCATTCGATTAAGCTACAACCGTCTTAATGGGGAAATTCCATCATGGCTTGGGAACTTACACAGAGTTCGAAGGTTGCAAATggaaaataataacatttcagGCACAATCCCTCAAACACTTGTTAACATGTCCAATCTAGAGATCTTGAATATGGGATTGAATCAATTATCTGGCTAG
- the LOC105767154 gene encoding receptor kinase-like protein Xa21: MCRHLPKLEVLHLSLNRLSGSIPSSLGKCNNLKYFSLYFNQFTGIIPKSIGNLTRLEELDLGLNNLEGSLPNALCHLCPKLEGLYLDANELSGNIPSSIGECYKLQMLSLLEIKFSGLIPKSIFNSTMLEGIYLYDNNLEGTLPPMIEAPKLNVLSLHRNKLRGNIPNSILNASMLKLLDLGDNFFSGPIPETFGNLRHLEWFRIANNYLTMGSTINHEWTFLSSLTNCKNLTRVDISENPLNGTLPTNIGNLSASLIYFYAIDCELKGNIPIEIGNLSNLLLLQLDHNKLSGFIPTSIGGMKNSRSFLK, from the exons ATGTGTCGACATCTTCCCAAGCTTGAAGTGCTTCATTTGAGTTTGAATAGATTATCCGGTAGCATTCCATCAAGTTTAGGCAAATGCAACAACCTTAAATATTTCTCATTGTACTTCAATCAATTTACGGGGATCATTCCAAAAAGTATTGGAAATCTGACTAGACTTGAAGAATTAGATTTGGGGTTGAATAACTTAGAAG GTAGTTTGCCTAATGCTTTGTGTCACCTTTGTCCCAAGCTTGAAGGGCTTTACTTGGATGCAAATGAATTATCTGGTAATATTCCATCAAGTATAGGTGAATGTTACAAGCTTCAGATGCTAAgtttattagaaattaaattcagTGGGCTGATTCCGAAAAGCATTTTTAATTCAACTATGCTCGAAGGAATATATCTATATGACAACAATTTGGAAG GTACCTTGCCACCCATGATCGAGGCTCCAAAGCTGAATGTTCTTTCGTTGCATCGAAATAAACTTCGCGGAAACATTCCCAACTCTATCTTGAATGCTTCCATGCTTAAGCTTCTAGACTTGGGAGATAACTTCTTCTCCGGCCCAATTCCTGAAACGTTTGGTAACTTACGACACCTTGAATGGTTCCGAATAGCAAACAACTATTTGACCATGGGATCTACTATAAATCATGAGTGgacctttctttcttctttgacAAATTGCAAGAATTTGACAAGAGTAGATATTTCAGAAAATCCTTTGAATGGCACTCTTCCTACTAATATTGGGAACCTTTCAGCATCCCTTATATACTTTTACGCTATTGATTGTGAGCTTAAAGGCAATATTCCAATAGAAATAGGTAACTTAAGCAACCTATTACTTTTACAACTTGACCATAATAAATTAAGTGGTTTTATTCCGACATCAATTGGAGGAATGAAAAATTCTAGATCTTTCCTCAAATAA
- the LOC128032005 gene encoding receptor kinase-like protein Xa21, with product MKNYALCGPPRLLVPPCKNDIRKNSKMGVLHDLRRISHDELSRATSGFEEHNMLGSGSFGYVYKGRLSDGMEVATKVFNLQIEGAFRSFDIECEAMRNIVHRNLVKVITCCSNVDFKALVLDFMSNGNLEKWLHSNSCFLDIIQRINIMVDVAAALEYLHTGHPTPIIHCDLKPSNILLDEDMVAHVGDFGIAKLLGEGDVVKQTMTLATISYMAPEFGSTGIVSIKCDIYSYGIVLIETFTRKKPTDEIFGDEMTIRHWVKRLLSEGMIDIVDADLLRREDENFVIKANCISSIMELALDCSAELPEERKDMKDVVVELKKIKQRFLNIIER from the exons ATGAAGAATTATGCACTTTGTGGTCCACCAAGATTGCTAGTCCCACCTTGCAAAAATGACATCCGCAAAAATTCCAAGATGGGTGTATTGCATGATTTAAG AAGAATTTCACATGACGAACTTTCACGGGCAACTAGTGGATTTGAGGAGCACAATATGCTTGGTTCAGGAAGTTTTGGATATGTATATAAAGGGAGGCTTTCGGATGGAATGGAAGTTGCAacaaaagttttcaatttgCAAATAGAAGGAGCATTTAGGAGTTTTGACATTGAATGTGAAGCTATGCGTAACATAGTTCATCGTAATCTTGTCAAGGTCATTACTTGCTGCTCCAATGTTGACTTCAAAGCCTTGGTGCTTGATTTCATGTCTAATGGAAATCTTGAGAAATGGTTACATTCAAACAGTTGTTTCCTTGATATCATACAAAGGATCAACATAATGGTAGATGTTGCGGCTGCTCTAGAATATCTCCACACTGGACATCCAACACCTATAATTCATTGTGACCTAAAACCAAGCAATATTCTACTAGATGAAGACATGGTTGCTCATGTGGGAGATTTTGGCATTGCGAAATTGTTGGGAGAAGGTGATGTAGTGAAGCAAACCATGACTCTTGCAACTATTAGTTATATGGCACCAG AATTTGGATCAACGGGAATTGTTTCTATAAAATGTGACATCTATAGTTATGGAATTGTCCTCATAGAAACTTTCACTAGGAAAAAGCCAACAGATGAAATTTTTGGTGATGAAATGACCATAAGGCATTGGGTGAAAAGATTATTATCTGAAGGAATGATAGACATTGTGGATGCTGATTTATTAAGAAGAGAGGATGAGAATTTTGTTATTAAAGCAAATTGTATTTCTTCTATCATGGAGTTAGCTTTGGATTGTTCAGCTGAGTTGccagaagaaagaaaagatatgAAGGATGTTGTGGTTGAGCTAAAAAAGATCAAACAAAGGTTTCTAAACATCATCGAACGATGA
- the LOC105766327 gene encoding receptor kinase-like protein Xa21: MYTKRCYFTGNLPPITNAPKLEILVLWGNKLRGNIPNSISNASMLKELDLGDNLFSGPIPKTLGNLRHLEWFRIVNNNLITGSATDHEWSFLSSLTNCKHLKRIIVSGNPLSGVLPTYIGNLSKSLQYFYASNCELQGIIPMEIGNLTNLLLLQLRHNKLSGFIPASIGGLRNLQALDLSSNKLGGPILESLCDLERLYEMSLGLNKLHGSIPSCLGNLTSLGYLYLDSNKLSSTIPSTLWNLKDILEIDLSSNHLHNSHAIDVGNLRSLLKLNFSRNLLTGDILSSFGGLQTLVSLDLSNNILHGHIPESFDGLTSLEFLDLCNNSLSGVIPKSLEKLLHLKYFNVSSNRLEGEIPSKGCFSNFSSTSFMKNYALCGPPRLLVPPCKNDIHKNSQMIILHAFRYGLPTIGIVVVLIVLTIMYRRCQRRSTALPIKDDLLSLKTPRRISHAELSRATNGFEESNMLGSGSFGYVYKGRLSDGMEVAIKVFNLQTEGAFRSFDIECDATLNIVHRNIVKVITCCSSVDFKALVLDYMSNGNLEKWLHSENCFLDIIQRVDIMIDVAVAIEHLHNGHPTPIIHCDIKPSNILLDEDMVAHVGDFGVAKLLGEGEVMKQTMTLATIRYMAPEFGSAVIVSIKSDVFSYGIVLIETFTKKKPTDNVFVEEESIRHWMESSLPKGAIEIADVDLLRREDEYIIVKANCISSIMELALNCSN, from the exons ATGTATACTAAAAGATGCTATTTTACAGGTAATTTACCACCCATCACCAATGCTCCAAAGCTTGAGATTCTTGTATTGTGGGGAAATAAACTTAGAGGAAACATTCCCAACTCTATCTCCAATGCTTCCATGCTGAAGGAACTAGACTTGGGAGATAACTTATTCTCTGGCCCAATCCCTAAAACGCTTGGCAACTTAAGACACCTTGAATGGTTCCGAATCGTAAACAATAATTTGATCACAGGATCTGCTACTGATCATGAGTGgagctttctttcttctttgacGAATTGCAAGCATTTGAAAAGAATAATTGTTTCAGGAAATCCATTGAGTGGCGTTCTTCCTACTTATATCGGGAACCTTTCAAAATCCCTTCAATACTTTTATGCCTCTAATTGTGAGCTTCAAGGCATTATTCCTATGGAAATAGGTAACTTAACCAACCTTTTGCTTTTACAACTTCGCcataataaattaagtggatTCATTCCAGCATCAATAGGAGGACTGCGAAATCTCCAAGCTCTAGATCTTTCCTCTAATAAATTAGGAGGGCCCATCTTAGAAAGCCTTTGTGATTTGGAGAGACTATACGAGATGTCTTTAGGGTTGAATAAGCTGCATGGATCCATACCCTCTTGTTTGGGTAATTTAACTTCTTTGGGATATCTTTACTTAGATTCCAACAAATTGAGTTCTACAATACCCTCAACTTTGTGGAATCTTAAAGATATCTTAGAAATAGATTTATCATCAAACCATCTTCACAATTCACATGCTATTGatgttggaaatttgaggagTCTACTGAAACTAAATTTTTCAAGGAATCTTCTCACGGGCGATATCTTATCCTCATTTGGGGGTCTTCAAACTTTGGTTTCATtagatttatcaaataatatactACATGGTCATATCCCTGAATCATTTGATGGGTTGACTAGTTTGGAATTCTTGGATTTATGCAATAACAGTCTCTCTGGAGTCATTCCCAAATCTTTGGAAAAGCTTTTACATCTAAAGTATTTTAATGTGTCTTCCAATAGACTTGAAGGGGAAATTCCCAGCAAAGGATGTTTTTCAAACTTTTCTAGTACATCATTCATGAAGAATTATGCTCTTTGTGGTCCACCTAGATTGCTAGTCCCACCTTGCAAAAACGACATCCACAAGAACTCTCAAATGATTATATTGCATGCTTTTAGGTATGGTTTACCAACAATTGGTATTGTCGTAGTACTAATAGTCTTAACTATTATGTATAGAAGATGCCAAAGGAGGAGTACAGCTTTACCAATTAAAGATGATTTGTTGTCTTTGAAGACACCGAGAAGAATTTCACATGCTGAACTTTCACGAGCAACTAATGGATTTGAGGAAAGCAATATGCTTGGTTCAGGGAGTTTTGGATATGTATATAAAGGGAGGCTTTCAGATGGAATGGAAGTTGCaataaaagttttcaatttgCAAACAGAGGGAGCATTTAGGAGTTTTGACATTGAATGTGATGCTACGCTTAATATAGTTCATCGTAATATTGTGAAGGTCATTACTTGCTGCTCAAGTGTTGACTTCAAAGCCTTGGTGCTTGATTACATGTCTAATGGAAATCTTGAGAAATGGTTACATTCTGAAAATTGTTTCCTTGATATCATACAAAGGGTCGACATAATGATAGATGTTGCGGTAGCTATAGAGCACCTCCACAATGGACATCCAACACCTATAATTCATTGTGACATAAAACCAAGCAATATTTTACTAGATGAAGACATGGTTGCACATGTTGGAGATTTTGGCGTTGCCAAATTGTTGGGAGAAGGTGAAGTAATGAAGCAAACCATGACTCTTGCAACTATCAGGTATATGGCACCAG AATTTGGATCAGCAGTAATTGTTTCTATAAAATCTGACGTCTTTAGTTATGGGATCGTCCTTATAGAAACTTTCACAAAGAAAAAGCCAACTGATAATGTTTTTGTTGAAGAAGAGAGTATAAGGCATTGGATGGAAAGTTCATTGCCTAaaggagcaatagaaattgCAGATGTTGATTTATTAAGAAGAGAGGATGAGTACATTATTGTTAAAGCAAATTGTATTTCATCTATCATGGAGTTGGCTTTGAATTGTTCAAATTGA